GGTCATGCTGGAATTGGCAGTAGGGGAATTGTTTGCATTACCTAGCATGTAACTGACTGACTGACTATAGGGGCTTAGGCTTCTCCAGTTTCTCACGATCAGAAGAAAAGCAACccgaaaaagaggaaaaaaagtcaCAGTAAGTAGAAGGAGAAATCCCTGGAAGCTGTGCCCCTGATGCTGGTTTCCTTTCCCCTCAGTGTTATCTTGGAGCATTCTGGCTTAGTGCTAGAGGACCTGGTATCTTTTTTCAATGATGAATCACTAGTTATTTGACTCCGGAATGAATATTACTAGGGAAATCTCCAGTTAAGTCTGCACAAGAGACCCCAATCCATTCCAGGGTGGAACTTGCTGAGGCTATCAAAGCGGCTgaaggtgtgttttttttccccaggagacaaatttatttcaaaatgtgcaAAATTGAATACACTGATGGGATTGTAATTCTAGTACAACTCATTCATGGACCCTCTAGATCACGTCTCTCCAcattcctcccccacacccacccacccacgaTAGTAAGTGAATGATTCAAGTTATATGAATGACCAGATTAGCTAGTGGCAACACAACAGAGCTCAGCTTGCCCTGTGCGTGCAAGCAGGAAGCAAGGCTTAGTCTCCAGCTCGCCCACAGCTGAACATATTATGCTACCATGGGAACCAAAAAAATGACATCTACTCAAACGGTGAACAGGTCAATGGGGTGCTAGGGAGTGTTGTGCTTCCCAGCGTGGGCACCCATCCTCTGTGGATCTTGAGAAGGGTAGTGGATGGGGCCTGGGGCTCTCATGAAGGGAGGTGGAGGCCCCATAGTGTGGAACATGTGTGGTCCAAAACCTGTAGACACAGAACACAAGTGTCAGATTACCAGGCGTCCTGATGAAGTATTTTACTGTTGCCTATTTGTCGTTCAAGCCAGATAAGCAAAACATACTTGAGCCCACGGAAAGGgtgccccctctcctccttcacCAATTCCTGAGGAATCCCAATTTACTCCCTTTTAACCTTTCTGGAAGCATAATGAACAGCTGAGGACATGTTGCTAGTCAGTGACAGTGCAGATTCCAGTTCTGCGAGTGCTGTTCCCCTGCTCCCTATTATATTATGAACTTCTGAACGTTTTGTTTTCACTACTGAGCATACCAGAAGTATTCGGGTAACAAGACCATCCAGCGCATTTGGACAAACTCAACCCTCCTGAAGTTCCACAGGGAAAAGGCTTCACGTTTTGAATATACAAACAGTCAAATATTGACACTAACGTTCTGTCTGTTTAGAGTCACTCCTAAAAGTTAGCCATGTAAACCCCACGTTGTCCCTATCAGCTAAGCAGGGTGGGCCTCAGCACAGTTTATGGGATTCTCCTGGGtactgcagaattttgcagagaACATATTACCCCACAGGCAGTTCTGTCTAACAGAGCCAGTTCTACAGCACAAGCTGTTTCATAAACCCAGATCGCGCTTAGTAGGTACCACACAAAGGCACCGGCTAGTAGGTAATCTGGCAAGTAGGGATTGATTCCAGGCCTCTTTGGTAAAGGACATAGTTCTACCTCTCCCcactgagggggaagggggagggaattacctggaggtgggggtggagcaatgccgggaggtgggggcagggcaatgTTAACCACGGCTGGAGGGCCACTGGGAGGTAGGTTGAAGTAATTTGCAGACGCCTCTTcttctgcagctggaggagggggaagagcttCAAGACACAAACATCCCTTGGTTACTGCTAGCAGGCAAAATATAAGCAAGTACCCACCCTTGGCCCTAAGGGGAGTGGCTGCAACCGTCTCTCCTGACAGGAACTTTGTTAGCAGTGTGTATCTAACAGATGCAGGATGCCAGTGAACCTCTAGAGTAACAGCCATGATCCCTTCCACAGGCTCTGACCCTTCCACAACAAAAAGCCACctgaatcaatttttttttaaatttaaaatttctcctagaactggaagggaccttgaaaggtcatctagtccagccccctgccttcactagcaggaccaagtactgattttgccccagatccctaagtggccccctcaaggactgaactcacgaccctgggtttagcaggccaatgctcaaaccactgagctatccctcccccctactctAAACAACTGGGATTGCCTGCCCAAACAGATGACACTGAATGGCTCAAGAACACACAACCAGAGCTTATGCCACAGAAGGTCTCAATTATTTAAGTGCCTTTATTGTAACCATTGTAACTTTTCAATCATCCTGTAAAAAAGGCCTTGAGGCACCTTGAATTTCTTTCTAGCCAAAGATCCCTTCATTGCCCATAAATACAAGACTCTCTAGCCAGCTCTTATTCGAACCCAGGTTCACTAACTGCTCTGAGAGTGGAATGTGCAGCTGCCCTACTGACCCCAGCTCCCAATGGTAGAGAGAGCAAACTAAGAAGTGTAACTCTGTTCTGCCTCATGGCAGCAAGTGACCTGCTGTTCTGTGTTTGAGAGGGCAGTCACTGGTATGGAACCATTTCCCTTACCTCCAGGTAGTCCTGGGACTGGCTCCAGCTTTATACCAGATTCTGTAGTaccttctttctccttctctttccctcttGCTGCTTGGGACCTGAAATCAAAGCCAAAAGCATTAGAACTGAAGAGGGAGGTGACAGAGTGGGCAGACCCTCACAAGAGAGTGTTTTACGTCACCAATCCCAGACCCACTGCTTCAGGCCAAGGATGAAGAGCTTACAGAATGCTAATAGCAGGGACTTGGTAAATTGGCACGAACGGAGTTAGTGCTGTTTTTTCAGACAGCAGCATACCCACCCCAAAATAGAATTTCTCAAAGCGACCCAATGCCAATTACCTTCCAACACCTCACTCCCCACCAAAAGACAGGCAACCCAGTAAATATTTGGGTCTTTTACACACTTGGCTTCTGTTCTAAGGCACCAAGACTGCTTTTGAGTTGAATAAGGAACAGTACATGACTCTGAAGTGCTCAGTTAAAAGTGGATTCTCCCAAAACAATATCCAGAGGAAAACCTCCAAAAAGGAAATAAATgcttcccctcttcctctcccacttGCTCACCTCCCCCACTTGACATTGAGTCTGCGTCCATTGACAATGAGCTTGTTAAAGGATTTCTCAGCAGCCACTTCTGCAGCTTGCCGTGTGGCAAACTGGATgaatgcacactgctgcctctgtaccaCGGTTATCGTCCGGATCTCCCCAAACTGGTAGAAGTGATTTCTGCAAGGAAAGGACACCAAAATTGGATTCTGCTCCTCTTCTCCATAAAAACATAATACATTAAAGGTCTCACATGCTCACACCCTGGGAAGACAAGCATCCTTTCCCCTCTGTATCACCGATTCAAATCCAGTGTTAGAAAAGAGGGGAAATGCCTGTCACAGACCTTTAATCCCTACATACAATTATGCAGCAACAGTGCCAGGCTCTAACAGGGGTTTCTTCAGAATTCAGGAATTAGGAGGATGGAGGTTAGATCAGGGGATTTCAATTGTAAATGTGCAAAATGGGATCCTCTGGGCACCAACAGCAATGATGCATTTTGGGGGGGATTTTTGGTGGAGGTAGAAGAGAAGAATTTAAACACAGCACACAAGATGTTGCTTAGACTTAACCGTATTCCCACCTCCAGGAATTCTGCACTCCTCTAAATAGACCTATTAGCCAGCTTCTTGTTAGGGAAAAGTGAACAAGAGCGGTCACTCACTTCTGACTGGTATGGACAAATGAAGGGGCTGCATAACCAAGGGATGAACGGCCTCCTTCATTCTCATTCAGGCACAGCAACCTCAACAAAATACTTGCTAAAGATGAACACCGTGACAAGCATCTTAGGAAAATTTTAGCAAGCTAATTCTCAGTTATCAAGACATCAAGCTGAAAAGCAAATGCGAACTCAGATGTACCAATGTACCTCAGATCAGTCTCGGTGATGGTATCTCCCAAGCCTCCTACATATAGCGTGGTAATGGTCTTGTCATCAGGTGGGTCCAGACGAGGCATGGTTGAAGCCCGTTTCAGAAGCTTATCAGCTACAGGGTCATTAATACCATAGTAACGATCTTTGATGTTCTGATCAGCCAGAGGATCGTCTGGGTCTGTAGGTTTCTCATGTCTAAAGTATAGTAAACAAAGCATTTCATAACATTGCGCTGTTACAACTGcaccagactaacacgactgcgaCAGCCACCTTTCTCCTTAAAAGGCTATCTGAGGACTAACAGCATTCAAATAATCACACCAGAATGAAACAATTAAAGAGCCCGAAGAACTCAAATTACTTATTAATTTATTATAGCATTTGCCACTTAGCGTTTTAACAAATAGCAGCTCAGACAGCTCAACCAAGGTTCCGTGAAATTTTAAGAGCCAGATTTCAAACAAAGTTACTTGCTGAGATATGTTCAGATCACTGCCTGTGGGACAGTATTTTCTGCTGCAAGGACTGATGTTGCAAAGAGAGGCAATGAACAATGTAAGAGAAAAGCTGCATTTGTTATGGTGATTGATGTTTCAGCTCACTGCTGAATACACACAGTATGATCAAGAAAGATCTTGCTGCAAAGGGATTCATTCACTGGTGATATGTGTCAAGTTAACATTcagtttcagaaagcctttgacaaggtcccttatcaaaggctcttaaccaaagTAAGCTGttctgggataagagggaagctcCTCTCATGGattaaaaagacaggaaacaaagggtaggaataaatggtcagttttcagaatgaagagaggtaaatagtggtatcccccaggGGTCTATACTGCGACCAGGGCTGTctgacatattcataaatgatctggaaaaaggggtagacagtgaggtggcaaaatttgaagaggatacaaaattactcaagagagttaagtccaaagcagactgtgaagagttataaaggaatctcacaaacctgggcaacaaaacagcagatgaaattcaatgttgataaatgcaaagtaatgcaccttggaaaacataatcccaactacatatacaaaatgatggggtctatattagctgttaccactcaagaaagatcttgaagtcgtggatagttctctgaaaacatctgctcaatgtgcagcagccgtcaaaaaagcgaacagaatgttgggaatcattaggaaagggatagataataagacagaaaatatcataatgctactatataaatcaccggtttgcccacaccttgaatactgtgtgttgttttggttgccccatctcaaaaaaaatacattagaattggaagaggtccagagaagggcaacaaaaatgattaagggtatgggaCAGCTTCCATACGAGAAGAGATTAGAAAGAgaggggacttttcagcttggaaaagagacgactaaagggggatatgacagaggtctacaaaatcataaATGGTCTGGAGAACGTGAATAAGaacgtgttatttaccccttcacataacactagaaccaggggtcactcaatgacattaataggcagcagatttaaaaacaaacaaaagtactacttcacacaacgcacagtcagcctgtggaactcattgccagggaacgttgtgaaggccaaaagtataactgcattcaaaaaaagaattagatgagttcatggaggacaggttcatcaatggctattactcaagatggtcagggatgcaaccccccATTCTGCGTGTCCTAAATCTCtaactgacagaagctgggagtggacgacaagggatagatcactcaatgattgccctattctgttcattccctgtgaagcatctggcattggcgaCTATCGGAAGACAGACTACTGGGCAacatggaccgttggtctgacccagcgtgGCTGTTTTTATGTAATTTTTCCTGCAACATCTGCAAAAATGCTTATgaagacactgcattgcttccaTTACATGAACATGTTAGCTTTTCAAACAAAACTGTACCTGTAGGGACACTCTTCCCCTCTCTTGCATTCTCCTTTCACCCAAAAGGAACAGATGTGGGGTCGGTTGCGTTTATAGTAAGGGGTGGTCCGAGCCAGTTTAAGCAACATGTCACTGGTAGAAGTAGCTTTTCCTAGAGCACCAACCGCTCTTGTGCCATCAGAGTTCGAAATCTAAGCAGTAGGTAAAGAATGCATATTTCATTGCTTGGGACAGGAAATTGATGCACATAATCTTGAAAACTTTCTGGTTTGTCTGATTATCTAGTTCATTTCATCTACAGCACAAGTGAAATAAGCCACCAACAGATTCTGTTTCAAATGCATTCCTTACTTCTCTCTCCATGTTCTGGGTGTAATACTCTTTATTGACATCAGATTTAGGCATGTCATCCTTAAAAGAGAGTCCTGCATCTCGAACCTGAATAGGTAGACctaaaattaaatggaaaaacaaaattaatattaactgaaagcaaaaagACCAAAAATGGTTATTATAACATACTAAGGTAGCTGTATTCAGAGATAGCAATCCTGAAGAGCAGTCAAATCTGTACTGATTCGTTGTTTTCCACTGCATTAATTAATATCCTCTGGATAGTATTACTTCACCTGCCGTGAACGGTGAACTGAATGAGACTGAAAGTTTGTCTAGTTTTTTAAAAGCCTCTGCATATTCTACTGAAACATATTTGAATAGTGGGATTCAGTTAATCACAAATATAACTCATCCTACATCTAGTGTCACTAATGGAACTATTTTCACTCTTGCCAGCAACAAAAGCATGCAATGTCAAGATTCTAATCCTCTCTACAGTTAGAGTAAGATCCATTTGGTATCAAAGTCCAAACACACTTGGAAATTCATAGCAACTCAGTAGTATGAACACGAACAATCACATCACAGCACTAGTGTGTATGGGAAGATCTTATTTTAGAATCGATACAATTATTAGACACGATTTAGTCTTGAATGAGCTGGAAAGTTTATGCACAGACAGGAGCACCATTTGGCATATAGATGTGCCTTCTGGTATATCCTAGAAGAGGTCGTAGTCAATTTGTTCAACTTCTCTCTCATACAAACACCTCTAAATAAATATGCATCTCCATGCCCTAGGCGCACAGTCATGGAGATACACATTTATTTAGAGATGTATTAAAACTATGCAGAGACAGGAGACAAGCAAAGTTAAGTCTCAATCTGTACTTCCAGTTTTTGGTAAATTGACCCCAGCTACACACCATATTCCAGGTCAAGCAGGCAGGTCTGACACACATTCTTCAGCTTGCTACATGTTTGGCACACTTCTGTCTTCTTAAAGCGCATTCGAACACCTGGGCACCAGCGAAACACTGTGAAGGGCCTGGCA
This Chrysemys picta bellii isolate R12L10 chromosome 8, ASM1138683v2, whole genome shotgun sequence DNA region includes the following protein-coding sequences:
- the RBM22 gene encoding pre-mRNA-splicing factor RBM22, which produces MATSLGSNTYNRQNWEDADFPILCQTCLGENPYIRMTKEKYGKECKICARPFTVFRWCPGVRMRFKKTEVCQTCSKLKNVCQTCLLDLEYGLPIQVRDAGLSFKDDMPKSDVNKEYYTQNMEREISNSDGTRAVGALGKATSTSDMLLKLARTTPYYKRNRPHICSFWVKGECKRGEECPYRHEKPTDPDDPLADQNIKDRYYGINDPVADKLLKRASTMPRLDPPDDKTITTLYVGGLGDTITETDLRNHFYQFGEIRTITVVQRQQCAFIQFATRQAAEVAAEKSFNKLIVNGRRLNVKWGRSQAARGKEKEKEGTTESGIKLEPVPGLPGALPPPPAAEEEASANYFNLPPSGPPAVVNIALPPPPGIAPPPPPGFGPHMFHTMGPPPPFMRAPGPIHYPSQDPQRMGAHAGKHNTP